The Pseudomonas benzenivorans region AGCCAGTCCCTGGCGGCGGGCACCGCCCAGGCCGATGTGGTGTTCATTGCCGTGGGCACGCCTAGCGGGGAGGACGGTTCGGCCGATCTGTCCCACGTCATGGCGGTGGCCGAGGAGTTGGGCGCGGTCTTGCAACAGCCTTGCCTGGTGGTCGACAAGTCGACGGTGCCGGTCGGCACGGCGGAGCGGGTCGCCCAGCGGATCAATGGTTGCCTGGGTAAACGCGGCAAAACGTTTCGGGTCTCGGTGGCCAGCAACCCGGAGTTTCTCAAGGAAGGCTCGGCCGTGGACGACTTCATGCGCCCGGATCGGGTGATCATCGGCTGCGAGGATGCGGCAGGCACCGAACTGCTGCGCCGTCTCTACGCGCCCTTCCTGCGCAACCACGAGCGTTTGTTGTGCATGGGCGTGCGTGCGGCGGAGTTCAGCAAGTACGCGGCCAATGCCTTCCTCGCCACCAAGATTTCCTTCATCAATGAAATGGCCGGACTCTGCGCGCGCCTGGACGTGGATATCGAGCAGGTGCGTCGGGGCATCGGCAGCGACACGCGCATCGGCACCCACTTCATCTACGCGGGTTGCGGTTATGGGGGCTCCTGCTTCCCCAAGGACGTGCGCGCGTTGATCCGCGCGGCGGAGCAGGAGGGCATAGAGCCGGGCATCCTGCGCGCCGTCGAAGCGCGCAACGCATTGCAGAAGACCCTGCTGTTCCAGGCATTACGCGAGCACTTCTCCGGCCATCTGCAGGGGCGCGTGGTCGCCCTCTGGGGACTCGCCTTCAAACCAGGCACCGACGATCTGCGCGAAGCGCCCAGCCTGGTGCTGCTGGAGGCGCTGCTGGCGGCCGGGGCCAATGTTCAGGCCTGCGACCCGGTCGCCACGAGCGGCGTCGCCGCGCGCTATGTCCAGGCGCTGGAGAGCGGCCAGCTGCGCCTGAGCGAGTCGCCTTACGGCGTCGTCGAGGGCGCCGATGCCCTGGTGCTGGTGACGGAATGGAAGCAGTTTCGCCAGCCGGACTTCGCCCGCATCCGCGGTTTGATGCGCATGCCGGCGCTGTTCGACGGGCGCAACATATACGACGCCAAGCAGCTCGCCGAGCTGGGTTTTCTCTACCGTGGCATCGGCAGGCCGGCGCTCGGCCGTTGTCTGGCCGGCGCAGCCTGATAGACTGCGTCGGCATTCTGTTCCCTTCCAAGGAGTCCCATGATTAAGAAATGCTTGTTCCCAGCCGCCGGTTACGGCACGCGCTTTCTACCCGCGACCAAGGCCATGCCCAAGGAGATGCTGCCGGTGGTGAACAAGCCGCTGATCCAGTATGGCGTCGAAGAGGCGCTCGATGCCGGCCTGACCGAGATTGCCATGGTCACCGGCCGCGGCAAGCGCTCGCTGGAGGATCATTTCGATATCAGTTATGAGCTGGAGCACCAGATTCGCGACACCGACAAGGAGAAATACCTGGTCGGCATCCGCCGCCTGATCGACGAGTGCAGCTTCGCCTACACCCGTCAGGTGGAAATGAAAGGCCTCGGCCATGCCATCCTCAGCGGTCGCCCGCTGATCGGCGACGAGCCCTTCGCCGTGGTGCTGGCCGACGACCTGTGCCTGAACCTGGAGGGCGACGGCGTACTGACCCAGATGGTCAAGCTGTACAACCAGTTCCGCTGCTCGATCGTGGCGATCCAGGAAGTGCCCGCCGAAGAGACCCACAAGTATGGGGTGATCGCCGGCGAGATGATCCGCGACGACATCTACCGGGTGCATAACATGGTCGAGAAGCCCAAGCCTGAGGATGCCCCGTCCAACCTGGCGATCATCGGCCGCTACATCCTCACCCCGGATATCTTCGAGATCATCGAGAACACCCCACCGGGCAAGGGCGGCGAGATCCAGATCACCGATGCGTTGATGAGGCAGGCTCAGGACGGCTGCGTGCTGGCTTACAAGTTCAAGGGCCAGCGTTTCGACTGTGGCGGTGCGGAAGGCTATATCGACGCCACCAACTTCTGCTTCCAGAACCTCTACAAACCCGGCAAGGCCTACTGAGGCACAGCCATGGAGCAAGAGCCGCCTGAAGGCGGCTCTTTTCCTTCAGGGAATCGGCATGGCCTCCGAGCCAGGACCCAGGGGCTGACCATAGCTGAACTCCACATAATTGCCCGCCGGGTCGCGCAGGCCGCAGTAATAGCCGACCGGGTAGGGCTCATCCCGCGGCGCCCAGATGAGGCAGCCGGCCGCCTGCGCCCTGGCTGCCACGGCGTCGACCTCCTCGCGACTGGCCAGGGCAAAGCCGAAGTGGCTGTAATCGTCCGCGGCCAGCTGGCGATCCGCACCGCCCGGCATGATCACGAAGATGAAGCTGTGCTCCTTGCCCGGCTCGGCCATCCAGACGATGCGCGAACCCTTGCCGGCTCGCTCGTGGATTACCCGCATACTGCAGAACTCGGCGTAGAAGGCTACGCAGGCATCCAGGTCGGGCACATGCAGCGCCAGGTGG contains the following coding sequences:
- the galU gene encoding UTP--glucose-1-phosphate uridylyltransferase GalU, which translates into the protein MIKKCLFPAAGYGTRFLPATKAMPKEMLPVVNKPLIQYGVEEALDAGLTEIAMVTGRGKRSLEDHFDISYELEHQIRDTDKEKYLVGIRRLIDECSFAYTRQVEMKGLGHAILSGRPLIGDEPFAVVLADDLCLNLEGDGVLTQMVKLYNQFRCSIVAIQEVPAEETHKYGVIAGEMIRDDIYRVHNMVEKPKPEDAPSNLAIIGRYILTPDIFEIIENTPPGKGGEIQITDALMRQAQDGCVLAYKFKGQRFDCGGAEGYIDATNFCFQNLYKPGKAY
- a CDS encoding UDP-glucose dehydrogenase family protein, whose translation is MRICVIGAGYVGLVTAACFAEMGNWVVCVERDPFRVARLKRGEATIYEPALEPMLKAHLASGQLSFSQSLAAGTAQADVVFIAVGTPSGEDGSADLSHVMAVAEELGAVLQQPCLVVDKSTVPVGTAERVAQRINGCLGKRGKTFRVSVASNPEFLKEGSAVDDFMRPDRVIIGCEDAAGTELLRRLYAPFLRNHERLLCMGVRAAEFSKYAANAFLATKISFINEMAGLCARLDVDIEQVRRGIGSDTRIGTHFIYAGCGYGGSCFPKDVRALIRAAEQEGIEPGILRAVEARNALQKTLLFQALREHFSGHLQGRVVALWGLAFKPGTDDLREAPSLVLLEALLAAGANVQACDPVATSGVAARYVQALESGQLRLSESPYGVVEGADALVLVTEWKQFRQPDFARIRGLMRMPALFDGRNIYDAKQLAELGFLYRGIGRPALGRCLAGAA
- a CDS encoding VOC family protein, whose translation is MPPTLTHLALHVPDLDACVAFYAEFCSMRVIHERAGKGSRIVWMAEPGKEHSFIFVIMPGGADRQLAADDYSHFGFALASREEVDAVAARAQAAGCLIWAPRDEPYPVGYYCGLRDPAGNYVEFSYGQPLGPGSEAMPIP